Part of the Streptomyces sp. f51 genome is shown below.
CGGCTACGGCCTCGCGGGTTCCGTCTTCCACGCCCCGCTGATCGCCACGACCGAGGGCCTCGCCCTCGACACGGTCGTCACCTCGAACCCGGAGCGCGAGGCGCAGGCCCGCGCCGAGTTCGGCGACGGACTCCGGTTCGCCGCCACGCCCGAGGACCTGCTGGACCGCGCCGACGAACTCGACCTCGTCGTCATCGCGTCCCCGAACAAGACCCACGTCCCGATCGCGACCGCCGCCCTGAAGGCCGGCCTGCCCGTGGTCGTGGACAAGCCGATCGCCGGCACGGCGGCGGAGGCGCGCGAACTCGCGGCCCTGGCCGACGAACGCGGTCTGCTGCTCTCCGTCTTCCAGAACCGCCGCTGGGACAACGACTTCCTGACCCTGCGCAAGCTGTTCGCGGACGGCGAGCTCGGCGACATCTGGCGCTTCGAGTCCCGTTTCGAGCGCTGGCGCCCGCAGCCGAAGGGCGGCTGGCGCGAGTCCGGCGACCCGGCGGAGATCGGGGGTCTGCTCTACGACCTCGGCAGCCACCTCGTCGACCAGGCGCTCGTCCTCTTCGGCCCCGCGGCCTCGGTGTACGCGGAGTCGGACGTCCGCCGTCCGGGCGCGCTGACCGACGACGACACGTTCATCGCGATCACGCACGAGAACGGGGTCCGCTCCCACCTCTACGTCTCCGCGACGACCGCCCAGCTCGGCCCGCGCTTCCGCGTCCTCGGCTCGCAGGCGGGCTACGTCAAGTACGGCCTCGACCCGCAGGAGGCCGACCTGCGCGACGGCAGGCGCCCCGGCGCCGGCACCGAGTGGGGCGTCGAGCCCGAGGCGCTGTGGGGCCGCGTCGGCTCCGGCGAGTCACCGCTGACGGGCGGCGGCCGTCCCGAGCCGACGGTCCCGGGCGCGTACCCCACGTACTACGCGGCCGTCGCCGCCGCGATCCGTGACGGCGGCCCGAACCCGGTCAGCGCCCACGAGGCCGCCGCCGCCCTCGACGTCCTGGAGGCGGCCCGCCGCTCCGCCCGCGAGTCAGTGGTGGTGTCCCTGTGAACGCGCCCGTCGCTCCCGAGATCGCCGAGCTGGAGGAGCAGGAGCGCCGCCTGACGCTCCCGCGGTTCACCCACGACGACGCCTGGGCGCTGGGCACCCTCCTCGTCGAGCTCGCCCGTGAGCGCGAGGCGCCGGTGGCCATCGACATCCGGCGCGGCGGCCAGCAGCTGTTCCACGCGGCGCTGCCGGGTTCCACCCCGGACAACGACGCCTGGATCGACCGCAAGCGCCGCGTCGTCGAGCGGTACGGCTGCTCGTCGCTGCTGGTCGGCTCGCGCTTCCGCGCCAAGGGCACGACGTTCGAGGAGTCCTCGCGCCTGGACCCCGACACGTACGCGGCCCACGGGGGCGCGTTCCCGATCACCGTGACGGACACGGGCGTCATCGGCACCGTCGTGGTCTCGGGCCTCCCCCAGGTCGAGGACCACAAGATGGTCGTCGAGGCCCTGGAGAAGTTCCTGGGCGCCTGACACCCCGGTTCCCCGCGCCCCGGCAAGGGGCGCGGGGAACTGCGCGAGCAACGCGGGGAAGCCCCGTCAGGGGCGCGGGGAACGGCGCGAGCAACCACGAAGCACCCGCAAAGAACGACGCGTGGCACGACCCCGCAGGGGGCGCGGGGAACGGCGCGACCAGCCACAACGCACCCGCACCGAACAGAACACCCCGGCCAGAGCGGACCCACCCGCAGACCAAGCGGAGCGCTCACGCGTTGGCGAGCACCTGCCGCTGCCGCCCCAGCCCCTCGATCTCCAGCTCCACGACATCCCCGGCCCGCAGGAACGGCTTCGGCTCGGGACGTCCGAGGGCCACCCCGGCGGGCGTGCCGGTGTTGATGACGTCGCCGGGGTACAGCGTCATGAACCGGCTGACGTACCGGACGACCTCGGCGACCGGAAAGATCTGCTCCGCCGTCGTACCGTCCTGCTTGAGCTCACCGTTCACCCAGAGCCGCAGCGAGAGCGCCTGCGGGTCGGGCACCTCGTCCGCCGTCACCAGCCACGGCCCCAGCGGGTTGAACGTCTCGCAGTTCTTGCCCTTGTCCCAGGTGCCGCCGCGCTCGATCTGGAACTCGCGCTCGGAGACGTCGTGCGCCACCGCGTACCCGGCGACATGCGCGAGCGCCTCCTCCTCGGACTCCAGATAACGGGCGGTCCGGCCGATGACGACGGCCAGCTCGACCTCCCAGTCGGTCTTCACCGACCCGCGCGGCACGAGCACCGTGTCGTCGGGCCCGACCACGGTGTCCGCGGCCTTGAAGAAGATCACCGGCTCGGCGGGCGGCTCGGCCCCGGTCTCCTCGGCGTGGTCGTGGTAGTTCAGCCCGATGCACACGACCTTGCCGATCCGGGCCACCGGCGGTCCGACGCGCAGTCCGTCGCGGTCGAGCACCGGCAGCTCACCGGCCGCCGCGGCGGAGCGGATCCGGCCGAGCGCGGCCTCGTCGGCGAGCAGCGCCCCGTCGATGTCGGCCACCAGGCCCGACAGATCCCGCAGGGTCCCCTCGCTGTCGAGCAGCGCGGGCCGCTCCGATCCGGCCGTACCGACGCGCAGCAGCTTCATGGTCACCATCTCCCTCGGTGGCGGGCCGTCGACCGACGGGTGCGGCCGTCGGAGGACCGTGCGATCCTCCAAGTTCGCCGTCCAGTCCGCAAGACCCCGTTCACGGACTGGACCGGCCCGGGCGGGTCACCGTCAGGCGAGCGCAGCGGCCGCCGGCACCGCCCCGGGCATGTCCCGGTAGAGCACCGCCCGCTCCACCGCGCTCCAGGCCGCGCTGGTCACCACGTACAGGGCGGCGGCCAGCGGCACCACGGCCACGGTGAACAGCGTGAAGAACGACATGAACGGCATGAGCCTGGCGACCGAGGCGAGAGCCGCCGCCTGCTCGCTCCGCCCCCCTCCGGCACCGGTGCGACGAGGGTGGTCCGCTTCGTACGGACGTAGTTGAAGCAGGCCACGGCCGTGACGACGGCGAAGAGGCCCAGGTAGACGAGACCGGCGGGTCCGAGGAGTCCGCCGTGGCCGAGCGCGTCCGCCCACCGGCCCCCGAGCGGCGCGGCGAACAGCTTGTGCCCGAGCAGGGTGTTGGCCCCGCCGCCGATCGTCGAGCTGGAGAAGAGGTGGTAGAGCAGGAAGAAGGCCGGCATCTGGAACAGGCTGGGCAGGCATCCCGAGAGCGGTGACACCTTCTCCTCGGCGTGCAGCTCCATCAGGGCCTTCTGGAACTTCTCGCGGTCCTTGCCGTGCTCCTTCTTCAGCTCGGTGATCCGCGGCTGGAGCGCGGCCCGCGCCCGCTGTCCGCGCGCCGCGGCCCGCGACAGGGGGTGCACGAGCAGGCGTACGAGCGCGGTGAACAGGACGATCGCCGCGGCGGCCGCCGAGGCGTGGAACAGCGGCTGGAGCAGGTCGGCGAGGTCCTCGACCAGGTGCGCGAAAAGGGACATGAACGTGGACATGCGTGAGCCCTCCGGGGGTCTCGTCGTGCCGTGCGTACGGAATGCGGCATGACGACCCGCGCGGGTCACCCGTGAGGAAGGACCACTCGGGGCGCGCCACCGGACATCTCGGGGCGCGTCACCGGAAGTGGGGAGCCACCCGGGGCGGACGGTCGGTCGCCGGGGGCGGAACGGAGAGGGTGCCTACGCGGTCGCCTGGAGGGCGTGTCCGGGCGCCCGGGGACGCGGCCGTCCACTGGCGTCGGGATCGCGTTGCGGCAGGAAGGCCGTGCGGCGGTCGCGGTCGCGGATGGCCGTACGGACCCGGGTGGGCGGCACGGCCGGCGCGCAGCGCGCCACGATCAGGGAGCAGGCGACGAAGGCGGACCCGGCCGCGGCCGTCGCGGCGAGCGCGACGGTGGCGGTGAGGCTGCCCGTGTCGAGGAGCGCGACCTCGAGGAGCAGAAGCAGCAGTACGGCGGCGGGGCGGGCGTGGGCCCAGCTCCGGGTCATCGGCCGCTCCTCCTCTCGTACGTGGCGCGCGCGCCCGTGGGCGGCGCTCGTCTTCCTGCGTTCGTTATACAGGAAGATTCCGCGCCGACCGCCCGGAATCGGACGCGGTGTGCGCCACACCGTCCGGGCCGCGATCCGTGTCGACCGGCTCCAGCAGCCGTCTCGGCGCGAGCAGGGCCCGGCTGACCGGATCCGCCGGGTTCCGGTCGAGTCCGGGGCCCGGCGTCATCTCGACGTCCGGGACGGGCACGATCACGGCGCAGGCGGGGCACTCGCCGTACGGGCCGAGTTCCGTGCCGCAGGCCGCGTGGCGGAAGTAGCGCAGCCGGCTCTCGGTGAAGTGCTCGCGGCCCCACAGGCCGAGCGAGCGCAGGGTGGGCCACAGGCCGATGCCGCGGTCGGTCAGCACGTACTCGTCCCGCGGCGGCGACTCCTGGTAGCGGCGCTTCTCCAGGATGCCCTCGGCCGTGAGCGCCTGGAGGCGGGCCGCGAGAACGGCGCGCGGGATGCCGAGGTGCACGAGGAAGTCGTTGTAGCGCCGTACGCCGTAGAGCGCGTCGCGGATGACGAGCAGCGTCCAGCGCTCGCCGACGATCTCCAGCGCGCGGGCGATCGAGCACTCCTGCGTCGCGTAGTCCTTGCCCAGTGCCATGCCCCCACTGTAGCCACTTTCCGACAGGTCGGTTCATTGACCGAACCCAGGTGTTACGGTGGAAGCCCAGAAGGTTCAATGACCGAACCGACCGACGAAGCGAAGGCACACCATGACCCCGCTCGACCGGCCCGACACCAGGACGCGGCCCGCGCGCACGACCGCGGCCCCGCAGACCCCCGCGGCCCCTCAGGCACCCGGCGCGCCGCGGGCCACCGCGACCCTCGCCCTCACCAGTGCCGCCACCGCAGTGGCCCTGATGACGTACACGGCCCCGATGGTCACGCTCCCCGACACCGCGGCCGCCCTGCACACCTCGGTCTCCGCCCAGGCCTGGCTGCTCAACGGCACCCCGCTGGGCCTGGCCGCGCTGCTCCTGGTCGCCGGCAGCCTCGCGGACGACTACGGCCGCCGCCGGATCTTCCTGGCCGGCACCGTCGCCCTCGGCCTCACCACCGCGCTCGGCGCGCTCGCGGGCTCCACCTGGCTGTTCACCCTGGCCCGCGTCGCCCAGGGAGCGGCGAGCGCCGCGATCCTCGCGAGCAGCCTGGGACTGATCGTGCACGCCTTCCCGACCCCGCGCGGACGGCTGCGCGCGACGGGCGTGTGGGGCGCCTTCGTCAGCGGCGGGATCGCGGCAGGCCCCCTCCTCGCGGGGGCGATCGCCGGCTGGAACTGGCGGATGGCGTACGCCGTCCTGGGCGCCGCCGCCCTGCTCGTCGCCCTCCTGGGAACCCGCGCCCTGACCGAGTCCCGCGCACCGCGCGGCGGCCGGCCCGACCTCGCGGGGGCGCTGACCTTCGGCCTCGCCCTGGTGTCCCTGGTGGCCGCGCTGACACTCGGCCGCGACGGCTGGCTGCGCCCGCCGGTGGGTCTGCTGCTGGCCGCGTTCCTCGTCCTGATGGCCGTGTTCGTCGCCGTCGAGCGCCGCAGCGGCACGCCCATGATCGACCTCGGTCTGCTCAGGCACCGCCGTTTCCTCGCCTCCTCGGCGGGCGGGCTCTTCACGGGCCTCGCGGTGATCGGCCTGTTCAGCTTCCTGCCGGCGCTGCTCCAGCGGACGCTCGGGATGTCCGCCATGGACACCGCGTGGCTGTTCCTGCTGTGGTCCGGGCTCGCCTTCACGGTCGCCCTCCAGGCCCGCCGTCTCGCCGGCCGGGTCTCCCACCGCCATCAGCTGGCGCTCGGCTTCGCGCTGCACGCGGCCGGCGTCCTGACGATGCTCGGCGCCATCGGTTCGGGCTCCTGGCTCCGGCTGATCCCGGGCTTCGTGCTCTCGGGCGCGGGCAGCGGCCTGCTGAACGCCGCGCTGCCGCTGCTGGCCGTCGAGTCCGTGCCCGCGACCCGCGCGGCGATGGGCTCCGGCGCCCAGCAGACCTTCCGCTACATCGGTTCGTGCGCCGGGGTCGCCCTCACGATCGCCCTGGTCACCTCCACCGGCGGTCCGGCGCACGGCGCGAACGTGGCGATCATCGTGTCGGCGGTGCTGGCCGCGGTGGCCGCGGCGAGCGTCCTGGCGCTGCGGGACCGGGCCTGAGCGGGCCAGGGCTCCGTGCGCCTCAGCGGGGCCGGGCCTGAGCGGGCCAGAGGACCCCGCGCTTCAGCGGGCCCGCACGGAGGTGAGCTTTCCCCACACCGCCATGCGGTAACGGGAGGTGTACTCGGGGGTGCACGTCGTGAGCGTGATGTAGTACCCGGGCTCGCTGTACCCGTACGACGGCCGGACGGTGCTGCGCGGCACCGGGCGGATCACCCCGACGTCCCGGGCGGAGGTCCGCGGAAGCGTCCGGTCGACGGTGTACGTATACACGGCGGCGTTCGTCTCGACGGTGATCGTGTCACCGCGCCGGAGCCTCGGCAGGTACCGGAACGGCTCGCCGTGGGTGTTGCGGTGCCCGGCGAGCGCGAAGTTCCCCGCCTGCCCCGGCTGCTGGGTCCCCTTGTAGTGGCCGACATAGCCCTTGTTGAGGACGTCCGCCTTGCCGACGCCCTCCGCGACCGGCACCCGCAGGGAGAGCCGCGGAATACGGAGGACGGCGTAGGCCTGGGACCAGCGGGGCCGCTCCTGACCACTGCCGCCCCCGGATCCGGACCCGTCCGTCCGCCCCGCCGCCCGCGTCCCTGCGGCCTTCCCCGCACCGCTCCCCGCATCACTCCCCCCGCTGTCCGCGCCTGGACCGGAGCTCGCTCCGGGGCCGGCGTCCCCCCGGTCCTGCGCTCCCCACTCCCGTTCCAGCGCCTGCACCTTGCGCTCGGCCCCCTGGCGCGCCTCCCGGTTGGTCCACCACAGCTGGTGCACGACCAGGAGAAGCAGCACCACGCCGACGGTGACGAGCACCTCGGCTCCGCTCCAGAGGGCTCGCCGGTACGCGGCACGCCGTCGCCGCGTCCCGTGGTGCACGACCCCCGGAGCCCGCATCCGTACGCCTCCCTCGCCGGGCGCACGATAGGCGTCACCCCGCCAACTCTCCAGCCCCGCGCGGCTCCTGGGTGCCGTGAGGCTTCCTCCACCGGTTTGAGAAAGGGCTGACACAACCCTCGACAACCTCAGGCGCCGCACCCGATGCTTCCTGATGGCATCACCGGGACAGGCGGGCGCCGGCCGGGACGAACCGGCGACCGAGTTCGAAGTCGAGTCGAGTCGAGTCGAGTCGAGTCGAGTCGACAGGAACGGCCAACTCATCCTGCGGGAAGTGGAGTTGAGCCGAGACGGACGGAGAGACCGGCCATGATCCGACGCAGAACACTTCTGGCCGCCGCGGGCGGTACGGTCCTCGGCGGCGCCCTGGCGACGGGCACCGCCCGCGCGGACGCGACGATCGCCGTCA
Proteins encoded:
- a CDS encoding Gfo/Idh/MocA family oxidoreductase, with the protein product MTGMTATGTPLRVGLVGYGLAGSVFHAPLIATTEGLALDTVVTSNPEREAQARAEFGDGLRFAATPEDLLDRADELDLVVIASPNKTHVPIATAALKAGLPVVVDKPIAGTAAEARELAALADERGLLLSVFQNRRWDNDFLTLRKLFADGELGDIWRFESRFERWRPQPKGGWRESGDPAEIGGLLYDLGSHLVDQALVLFGPAASVYAESDVRRPGALTDDDTFIAITHENGVRSHLYVSATTAQLGPRFRVLGSQAGYVKYGLDPQEADLRDGRRPGAGTEWGVEPEALWGRVGSGESPLTGGGRPEPTVPGAYPTYYAAVAAAIRDGGPNPVSAHEAAAALDVLEAARRSARESVVVSL
- a CDS encoding heme-degrading domain-containing protein translates to MNAPVAPEIAELEEQERRLTLPRFTHDDAWALGTLLVELAREREAPVAIDIRRGGQQLFHAALPGSTPDNDAWIDRKRRVVERYGCSSLLVGSRFRAKGTTFEESSRLDPDTYAAHGGAFPITVTDTGVIGTVVVSGLPQVEDHKMVVEALEKFLGA
- a CDS encoding fumarylacetoacetate hydrolase family protein encodes the protein MKLLRVGTAGSERPALLDSEGTLRDLSGLVADIDGALLADEAALGRIRSAAAAGELPVLDRDGLRVGPPVARIGKVVCIGLNYHDHAEETGAEPPAEPVIFFKAADTVVGPDDTVLVPRGSVKTDWEVELAVVIGRTARYLESEEEALAHVAGYAVAHDVSEREFQIERGGTWDKGKNCETFNPLGPWLVTADEVPDPQALSLRLWVNGELKQDGTTAEQIFPVAEVVRYVSRFMTLYPGDVINTGTPAGVALGRPEPKPFLRAGDVVELEIEGLGRQRQVLANA
- a CDS encoding DUF6412 domain-containing protein, with the protein product MTRSWAHARPAAVLLLLLLEVALLDTGSLTATVALAATAAAGSAFVACSLIVARCAPAVPPTRVRTAIRDRDRRTAFLPQRDPDASGRPRPRAPGHALQATA
- a CDS encoding helix-turn-helix domain-containing protein; protein product: MALGKDYATQECSIARALEIVGERWTLLVIRDALYGVRRYNDFLVHLGIPRAVLAARLQALTAEGILEKRRYQESPPRDEYVLTDRGIGLWPTLRSLGLWGREHFTESRLRYFRHAACGTELGPYGECPACAVIVPVPDVEMTPGPGLDRNPADPVSRALLAPRRLLEPVDTDRGPDGVAHTASDSGRSARNLPV
- a CDS encoding MFS transporter; translation: MTPLDRPDTRTRPARTTAAPQTPAAPQAPGAPRATATLALTSAATAVALMTYTAPMVTLPDTAAALHTSVSAQAWLLNGTPLGLAALLLVAGSLADDYGRRRIFLAGTVALGLTTALGALAGSTWLFTLARVAQGAASAAILASSLGLIVHAFPTPRGRLRATGVWGAFVSGGIAAGPLLAGAIAGWNWRMAYAVLGAAALLVALLGTRALTESRAPRGGRPDLAGALTFGLALVSLVAALTLGRDGWLRPPVGLLLAAFLVLMAVFVAVERRSGTPMIDLGLLRHRRFLASSAGGLFTGLAVIGLFSFLPALLQRTLGMSAMDTAWLFLLWSGLAFTVALQARRLAGRVSHRHQLALGFALHAAGVLTMLGAIGSGSWLRLIPGFVLSGAGSGLLNAALPLLAVESVPATRAAMGSGAQQTFRYIGSCAGVALTIALVTSTGGPAHGANVAIIVSAVLAAVAAASVLALRDRA
- a CDS encoding class E sortase: MRAPGVVHHGTRRRRAAYRRALWSGAEVLVTVGVVLLLLVVHQLWWTNREARQGAERKVQALEREWGAQDRGDAGPGASSGPGADSGGSDAGSGAGKAAGTRAAGRTDGSGSGGGSGQERPRWSQAYAVLRIPRLSLRVPVAEGVGKADVLNKGYVGHYKGTQQPGQAGNFALAGHRNTHGEPFRYLPRLRRGDTITVETNAAVYTYTVDRTLPRTSARDVGVIRPVPRSTVRPSYGYSEPGYYITLTTCTPEYTSRYRMAVWGKLTSVRAR